From Coffea arabica cultivar ET-39 chromosome 2e, Coffea Arabica ET-39 HiFi, whole genome shotgun sequence, the proteins below share one genomic window:
- the LOC113727455 gene encoding pentatricopeptide repeat-containing protein At1g62350, producing the protein MWRQGLRRVSSNLITPLHHPNSSFRQIFSHQALGSPSSTSGSSSPSLSIWRRKKEIGKEGLMVAKELKRLQTNPIRLERFMKSHVSRLLKSDLIAVLAEFQRQDLVFLSIKLYEVVRKEIWYRPDMFFYRDMLMMLARNKRVDEARSVWDDLKREGVLFDQHTFGDLIRAFLDSGLPKEAMDIYEEMRLSPDPLLSLPYRVILKGLLPYPELREKIKDDFLELFPNMIVYDPPEDLFDDQQWEKDDVDG; encoded by the exons ATGTGGCGTCAGGGCCTGCGCAGAGTCTCCTCAAATCTCATCACCCCACTGCACCACCCCAATTCATCATTTAGACAAATCTTTAGCCATCAGGCATTAGGATCACCCTCGTCGACGTCAGGGTCATCGAGCCCAAGCCTATCAATATGGAGAAGGAAGAAGGAGATCGGAAAAGAGGGTTTAATGGTGGCTAAAGAGCTGAAGCGCCTTCAGACAAATCCCATACGCTTGGAGAGGTTCATGAAATCCCACGTCTCCCGCCTCCTTAAATCCGACCTGATTGCTGTCCTTGCTGAGTTCCAGAGACAAGACCTTGTCTTTCTCTCCATCAAG TTGTATGAGGTGGTCCGTAAAGAAATTTGGTATAGGCCAGATATGTTCTTCTACAGGGATATGCTAATGATGCTAGCGAGAAATAAAAGAGTAGACGAAGCCAGGAGTGTATGGGATGACTTAAAGAGGGAAGGCGTGCTTTTTGATCAGCATACCTTTGGTGACCTCATTAGGGCCTTCTTAGACAGTGGACTACCGAAGGAAGCAATGGACATATACGAGGAAATGAGGCTCTCTCCTGATCCCCTGCTATCATTGCCTTATAGAGTGATCTTGAAGGGGCTCCTCCCATATCCAGAATtgagggaaaaaataaaagatgactTCTTGGAACTTTTCCCTAATATGATTGTTTACGACCCACCTGAGGACTTATTTGATGATCAACAATGGGAAAAGGACGATGTAGATGGATGA
- the LOC140036402 gene encoding uncharacterized protein produces MSFDYLLTVSGEWMNSFREVALRLGLLESDNYIEETLEEAIGFQMPSSLRLFFVTLLFYYSPADPKLLWNRFEKDLSADYLHARKYTSYSNCEIQNRVLEDIDKSLVQMGKSISEFHIVTDSFAAPERITREVDSERNIVVDPEDMLLPSKLNAEQRYAFDLILQSVFSSEGKAFFIDGPCGTGKTFLYQSLLSGLRSQGYIVIAVATSGVAASILPRGRTAHSRFKIALNFAKSKTCQLSKQSSVAKLICESKLILWDEASMAKRQTIEAFNCLLQDLKDSDLPFGGHVVVFGGEFRQIRLVIGKGQQERIPRESQKVDPCLTCGYCGKTNHTEDECWVKGRKCLIYGSTDHQINNCLKKQPRGNSAQQVDRTKSK; encoded by the coding sequence ATGTCATTTGATTATCTTCTGACTGTTAGCGGTGAATGGATGAACTCCTTTAGAGAAGTTGCTCTTAGGTTGGGTTTGTTGGAATCTGATAACTACATAGAAGAAACTCTAGAGGAAGCTATAGGTTTTCAGATGCCATCATCGCTACGGTTATTCTTTGTTACTCTCCTATTCTACTACTCTCCCGCCGATCCTAAACTCTTGTGGAATAGATTTGAAAAGGATCTCTCAGCAGATTACCTTCATGCTCGGAAGTACACTAGTTATTCTAATTGTGAGATTCAAAATCGAGTTCTAGAAGACATTGATAAGTCGTTAGTGCAAATGGGAAAGAGTATAAGTGAGTTTCACATAGTTACTGATTCCTTTGCTGCTCCTGAACGGATCACCAGAGAAGTGGACAGTGAGAGAAACATTGTGGTTGATCCTGAGGATATGTTACTGCCTTCGAAGTTGAATGCTGAACAGCGATAtgcatttgatttaattttacaGTCAGTCTTCTCTTCGGAAGGTAAAGCCTTTTTTATTGACGGCCCTTGTGGAACTGGAAAGACTTTCCTATATCAGTCGCTTCTATCTGGTTTAAGGTCTCAAGGTTACATTGTTATTGCTGTTGCTACCTCTGGTGTTGCAGCGTCAATTCTTCCTCGAGGAAGAACTGCACATTCTAGATTTAAAATTGCTTTAAATTTCGCAAAGAGTAAAACCTGTCAGCTTAGCAAACAGAGCAGCGTAGCTAAGTTGATTTGTGAATCCAAATTGATCCTTTGGGACGAAGCGTCAATGGCTAAGAGGCAAACAATTGAGGCTTTTAACTGTTTGCTTCAGGACTTGAAAGATTCTGATTTGCCTTTCGGTGGCCATGTTGTTGTTTTTGGTGGAGAATTTCGACAGATTCGACTAGTTATAGGAAAAGGGCAACAAGAGAGAATTCCTCGAGAAAGCCAAAAGGTGGATCCTTGCttgacttgtggatattgtgggaaGACAAATCATACTGAGGATGAATGCTGGGTGAAGGGGCGCAAGTGTCTGATTTACGGGAGTACCGACCATCAAATTAACAATTGCCTGAAGAAGCAACCACGGGGAAATAGTGCTCAACAAGTGGATAGAACCAAATCGAAATGA